Proteins encoded by one window of Elusimicrobiota bacterium:
- a CDS encoding DUF4178 domain-containing protein, whose protein sequence is MAEDMKCPKCQAPLEAVEIASGVVARACTGCSGVLYEADDIAVPLRLIGPRPARFDCPRCRRPMETADAYDGQIEVDRCLACAALWFDAGEIMILRKLSGVENIAGKKGAEPPRPAAGPAAAAAPAAVPVPPLPEVKVKEGKVPVPPEMEGAQNRDAERSPTVELDGRLYRHFQSSIPVTTAVLGEFPWVAKVGDAARSRDFIAPPYLLSQEVTATESVWTAGEYVEPEEVWAAFSMPGAPPAKIGVAPAQPNPWAGEMPSVWRIFGLAAALCVGVFVLVEATASKVKVYEGGFDFSAADAERSRVGEVFEAAGRTSNLEITVDTNLDQHWSYVSMALIDADTDQALDFGRELSYYHGSDDGESWSEGGPRETFYVPRVPPGRYYLRVEPETDAPQLSLRVSVRRDVPLKRLPLIALALLVLPAVWAGMRHDSFENTRWMESDHPRTSSDDEEDDE, encoded by the coding sequence GTGGCTGAGGACATGAAGTGCCCGAAGTGCCAGGCTCCGCTCGAGGCGGTCGAGATCGCCTCCGGCGTCGTCGCGCGCGCCTGCACGGGCTGCTCGGGCGTGCTGTACGAGGCGGACGACATCGCCGTGCCGCTGAGGCTGATCGGCCCGCGGCCCGCGCGCTTCGATTGCCCGCGCTGCCGGCGGCCGATGGAGACCGCCGACGCCTACGACGGCCAGATCGAGGTGGACCGCTGCCTCGCGTGCGCCGCGCTCTGGTTCGACGCCGGCGAGATCATGATCCTGCGCAAGCTGTCGGGCGTCGAGAACATCGCGGGCAAGAAGGGCGCCGAGCCTCCGCGGCCCGCGGCCGGGCCTGCCGCCGCCGCCGCGCCGGCGGCCGTTCCGGTCCCGCCGCTGCCCGAGGTCAAGGTCAAGGAAGGGAAGGTCCCGGTGCCGCCGGAGATGGAGGGCGCGCAGAACCGCGACGCCGAGCGCTCCCCCACCGTCGAGCTCGACGGCCGCCTGTACCGGCACTTCCAGTCCAGCATCCCGGTGACCACCGCCGTGCTCGGCGAGTTCCCGTGGGTCGCCAAGGTGGGCGACGCCGCGCGCTCTCGCGACTTCATCGCCCCGCCCTACCTCCTGTCCCAGGAGGTCACCGCGACGGAGTCGGTGTGGACCGCCGGCGAGTACGTCGAGCCCGAGGAGGTGTGGGCCGCGTTCTCCATGCCGGGCGCTCCGCCGGCAAAGATCGGCGTCGCCCCCGCCCAGCCGAACCCGTGGGCCGGGGAGATGCCCTCGGTCTGGCGGATCTTCGGCCTCGCCGCGGCGCTGTGCGTCGGCGTCTTCGTCCTCGTCGAGGCGACCGCGTCCAAGGTCAAGGTGTACGAGGGCGGCTTCGACTTCTCGGCCGCCGACGCCGAGCGGTCGCGCGTCGGCGAGGTGTTCGAGGCGGCGGGCCGTACCTCTAACCTCGAGATCACGGTGGACACGAACCTCGATCAGCATTGGTCGTACGTGAGCATGGCGCTGATCGACGCCGACACCGACCAGGCCCTCGACTTCGGACGCGAGCTCTCTTATTACCACGGCTCCGACGACGGCGAGTCCTGGAGCGAGGGCGGCCCCCGCGAGACCTTCTACGTGCCGCGCGTCCCGCCGGGACGCTACTACCTGCGCGTCGAGCCGGAGACGGACGCGCCGCAGTTGAGCCTGCGGGTCTCCGTGAGGCGCGACGTGCCCCTCAAGCGCCTGCCGCTGATCGCGCTGGCGCTGCTCGTCCTGCCCGCGGTGTGGGCGGGCATGCGCCACGACTCGTTCGAGAACACGCGCTGGATGGAAAGCGACCACCCGCGCACGTCCTCGGACGACGAGGAGGACGACGAATGA
- a CDS encoding DUF350 domain-containing protein, which yields MKSILDVQHLAGAVIYSGLGAAVFFGWFVIFDKLTPYDLWQEIVVKQNRALATVMAGLSIAMGLIIAASMIG from the coding sequence ATGAAGAGCATACTGGACGTGCAGCACCTCGCCGGCGCGGTGATCTACTCGGGTCTCGGCGCGGCGGTCTTCTTCGGCTGGTTCGTGATCTTCGACAAGCTCACGCCGTACGACCTGTGGCAGGAGATCGTGGTCAAGCAGAACCGGGCGCTGGCGACCGTCATGGCCGGGCTCTCGATCGCGATGGGCCTGATCATCGCGGCCTCCATGATCGGCTGA
- a CDS encoding polyamine aminopropyltransferase: MNLALYASVFMVATCGLIYELVAGSLASYLLGDTVLQFSTVIGAYLFAMGVGSWLSRFVGKGLAARFVQVELLVGLVGGFSSTFLFLAFAHAASFRVLLYLVVFVVGTLVGLEIPLMMRILKDRLDFKDLVSQVLTMDYIGALFASVLFPLLLVPRLGLLNTALLFGLLNVGVAAATLYLLRDAIPSRAGLSAACAAAAVALTCGLAFSGEIASRAEGDMYADEVIFSKASPYQKIVLTRWKEDWRLFLNGNLQFSTMDEYRYHEALVHPALSSHAAPRRVLILGGGDGLAAREVLRDERVGSLTLVDLDPVMTKLFTAHPALSALNGRALSDARTTVVNADAYRWLEKNDLRFDVVIVDFPDPSNYAVGKLYTTAFYRLLSRRLAPGGIVTVQSTSPLFARQTYWTVVTTMEAAGFATRPYHAYVPSFGEWGFVIGATAPYRIPEKFPAGLRFLTPGIVRGMFDFPADMARVPAEPNRLDTQVLVQHYEREWARISHGG; the protein is encoded by the coding sequence GTGAACCTCGCGCTGTACGCCTCGGTCTTCATGGTCGCCACCTGCGGGCTCATCTACGAGCTCGTGGCGGGCTCGCTCGCGAGCTATCTTCTCGGCGACACGGTCCTGCAGTTCTCGACCGTCATCGGGGCGTACCTGTTCGCGATGGGCGTGGGCTCGTGGCTGTCGCGCTTCGTCGGCAAGGGACTGGCCGCGCGGTTCGTGCAGGTCGAGCTGCTCGTGGGGCTCGTCGGCGGCTTCTCCTCGACCTTCCTGTTCCTGGCCTTCGCGCACGCGGCGAGCTTCCGCGTGCTGCTGTACCTCGTCGTCTTCGTCGTCGGGACCTTGGTCGGGCTCGAGATCCCGCTGATGATGCGCATCCTGAAGGACCGGCTGGACTTCAAGGACCTGGTGTCGCAGGTCCTGACGATGGACTACATCGGCGCGCTGTTCGCCTCCGTGCTGTTCCCCCTGCTGCTGGTGCCGAGGCTCGGCCTGCTGAACACCGCGCTCCTCTTCGGCCTGCTGAACGTCGGCGTCGCGGCCGCGACCTTGTACCTCCTGCGCGACGCGATCCCGAGCCGCGCGGGCCTGAGCGCGGCGTGCGCGGCGGCGGCCGTCGCCCTGACCTGCGGGCTCGCCTTCTCGGGCGAGATCGCCTCGCGCGCCGAGGGCGACATGTACGCCGACGAGGTGATCTTCAGCAAGGCCTCCCCCTACCAGAAGATCGTGCTCACGCGCTGGAAGGAGGACTGGCGCCTGTTCCTCAACGGCAACCTCCAGTTCAGTACGATGGACGAGTACCGCTACCACGAGGCGCTCGTGCATCCCGCGCTGTCCTCCCACGCCGCTCCGCGCCGCGTGCTGATCCTCGGCGGCGGCGACGGCCTCGCCGCCCGCGAGGTCCTGCGCGACGAGCGCGTCGGCTCGCTGACCCTGGTGGACCTCGATCCGGTGATGACCAAGCTGTTCACCGCGCACCCCGCGCTGTCCGCCCTCAACGGCCGCGCGCTGTCCGACGCGCGCACCACGGTCGTCAACGCGGACGCCTACCGCTGGCTCGAGAAGAACGACCTCCGGTTCGACGTCGTCATCGTCGACTTCCCGGACCCTTCGAACTACGCCGTCGGCAAGCTGTACACGACCGCCTTCTACCGCCTGTTGAGCCGGCGCCTGGCGCCGGGAGGGATCGTCACCGTGCAGTCCACCTCGCCGCTGTTCGCGCGGCAGACCTATTGGACCGTCGTGACGACGATGGAGGCGGCGGGCTTCGCGACGCGCCCCTATCACGCCTACGTCCCGTCGTTCGGCGAGTGGGGCTTCGTCATCGGCGCGACCGCGCCGTACCGGATCCCGGAGAAGTTCCCCGCCGGCCTGCGCTTCCTGACGCCCGGCATCGTCCGCGGCATGTTCGATTTCCCCGCCGACATGGCCCGCGTCCCGGCCGAGCCGAACCGCCTCGACACGCAGGTGCTCGTCCAGCATTACGAGCGCGAATGGGCCCGCATCAGCCACGGCGGATGA
- a CDS encoding FAD-dependent oxidoreductase, which produces MTGLTRREFIGGALAAAALGACGVERGIPGELLGPDHALGHKLRAGGFAPPSTTERVPVVIVGGGTAGLSAGWKLLRSGEGGFVVLDLERRAGGNAAWGENEVSRYPWGAHYLPVPGPRARAARELLRELKVITGEGDGKPAYDESVLCHAPEERLFLHGRWQEGLYPRLGATAADLAERDRFHAEIAALRRRVGRDGRPAFAIPMENSSRDPDLLALDRITMAEWLERRGFRSPGLRWYVDYACRDDYGGSPSEVSAWAGLHYYAARGEGEDDRFLVWPEGLGFLARKLAEALGPRVRGGALAYDVAPDGDGVRVDYLDAASGSTRRILAKRAIVCAPRFAARRIVAPLREDRSPSGFAYAPWFIANLTVQDPPAGLGVSPAWDNMIYGGKGLGYVDATHQSFSQDRRRQVWTYYLPLVGDPDAQRAAAFKRSLAEWRELCLSDLERALPGLRERVTRLDGWVWGHGMILPRPGFIWGPERAAAAKPIGPIHFAHSDLSGLSIFEEAQDRGIRAAEAVLSALGKPYRSSL; this is translated from the coding sequence ATGACCGGCCTCACTCGCCGGGAGTTCATCGGCGGGGCGCTCGCCGCGGCGGCGCTCGGCGCCTGCGGGGTCGAGCGCGGGATCCCGGGCGAGCTGCTCGGCCCGGACCACGCGCTAGGCCATAAGCTGCGCGCGGGCGGCTTCGCGCCGCCCTCCACGACGGAGCGCGTGCCCGTCGTGATCGTCGGCGGCGGGACGGCCGGGCTGTCGGCGGGCTGGAAGCTCCTCCGCTCGGGCGAGGGCGGCTTCGTGGTCCTCGACCTCGAGCGGCGCGCCGGCGGCAACGCGGCGTGGGGCGAGAACGAGGTCAGCCGCTATCCGTGGGGCGCGCACTACCTTCCCGTCCCCGGTCCGCGCGCGCGCGCGGCGAGGGAGCTGCTGCGCGAGCTCAAGGTCATCACCGGCGAGGGCGACGGCAAGCCGGCGTACGACGAGAGCGTCCTGTGCCACGCCCCCGAGGAGCGGCTCTTCCTCCACGGGCGCTGGCAGGAAGGGCTGTATCCGCGCCTCGGCGCGACGGCGGCGGACCTGGCCGAGCGGGACCGCTTCCACGCCGAGATCGCCGCGCTGCGGCGGCGCGTCGGCCGCGACGGCCGGCCCGCCTTCGCGATCCCGATGGAGAACAGCTCCCGCGACCCGGACCTGCTCGCGCTCGACCGGATCACGATGGCCGAGTGGCTGGAGCGGCGGGGCTTCCGCTCTCCGGGCCTGCGCTGGTACGTCGACTACGCCTGCCGCGACGACTACGGCGGCTCGCCGTCGGAGGTCTCCGCCTGGGCCGGCCTTCATTACTACGCCGCGCGCGGCGAGGGCGAGGACGACCGGTTCCTCGTCTGGCCGGAGGGCCTGGGCTTCCTCGCGCGCAAGCTGGCCGAGGCGCTCGGCCCGCGCGTGCGCGGCGGGGCGCTGGCCTACGACGTCGCGCCGGACGGCGACGGCGTGCGCGTGGATTACCTCGACGCCGCGTCGGGCTCCACCCGGCGCATCCTCGCCAAGCGCGCGATCGTCTGCGCCCCCCGCTTCGCCGCGCGCCGCATCGTCGCGCCGCTGCGCGAGGACCGGTCGCCTTCGGGCTTCGCCTACGCGCCTTGGTTCATCGCGAACCTCACCGTGCAGGACCCGCCGGCCGGCCTCGGCGTCTCTCCCGCGTGGGACAACATGATCTACGGCGGGAAAGGCCTCGGCTACGTCGACGCGACCCATCAGAGCTTCTCCCAGGACCGCCGCCGCCAGGTCTGGACCTACTACCTGCCGCTCGTGGGCGACCCCGACGCCCAGCGCGCCGCCGCGTTCAAGAGGAGCCTCGCCGAGTGGCGGGAGCTGTGCCTGAGCGACCTGGAGCGCGCGCTGCCGGGCCTGCGCGAGCGCGTGACGCGGCTCGACGGGTGGGTCTGGGGCCACGGCATGATCCTGCCGCGGCCCGGCTTCATCTGGGGCCCCGAGCGCGCCGCGGCGGCCAAGCCGATCGGCCCGATCCATTTCGCCCACTCCGACCTGTCGGGCCTCTCGATCTTCGAGGAGGCCCAGGACCGGGGCATCCGCGCCGCCGAAGCCGTGCTGTCCGCCCTGGGCAAGCCCTATCGTTCCAGCCTGTGA